AGGACCTCCTCGACCCCTGGCCCTCGGACTCCGAGCGGGCCAGCGAGGGCAGCCTGCGCCCGCGCAAGCTGGACGAGTTCGTCGGCCAGGCCAGGGTCCGCGAGCAGCTCGGGATCGTGCTCGAGTCGGCCCGCCGGCGCGGCCTGCCCCCCGACCACCTGCTGTTCTCCGGGCCCCCGGGCCTGGGCAAGACCAGCCTGGCCGCGATCGTGGCCGCCGAGCTGGGGGTCGGCTTCCGGGTCACCTCCGGTCCGGCCCTGGAGCGGGCCGGCGACCTGGCCGCCATCCTCACCGGCCTGGAGCCGGGGGACGTGCTGTTCGTGGACGAGATCCACCGCCTCCCCCGGGCGGTCGAGGAGGTCCTCTACCCGGCCATGGAGGACTTCCAGATCGATGTCGTGCTCGGCAAGGGGCCGGGGGCGCGCAGCCTGCGCCTCGACCTGCCCCGCTTCACCCTGGTCGCCGCCACCACCCGCACCGGGCTGATCACCTCGCCGCTGCGCGACCGCTTCGGCTTCTCGGCCCGGCTCGACTACTACGGGCCGGCCGACCTGCAGGCCAT
Above is a window of Actinomycetota bacterium DNA encoding:
- the ruvB gene encoding Holliday junction branch migration DNA helicase RuvB — encoded protein: MNREDLLDPWPSDSERASEGSLRPRKLDEFVGQARVREQLGIVLESARRRGLPPDHLLFSGPPGLGKTSLAAIVAAELGVGFRVTSGPALERAGDLAAILTGLEPGDVLFVDEIHRLPRAVEEVLYPAMEDFQIDVVLGKGPGARSLRLDLPRFTLVAATTRTGLITSPLRDRFGFSARLDYYGPADLQAIVTRSAAILGVAIDQAGAEVLARRSRGTPRIANRLLRRVRDYAEVRADGSVDAAVAEAALELFEVDRLGLDKLDLALLRVLCERFGGAPVGLATLAVSVGEEQDTVEDVAEPYLLQLGFLQRTPRGRVATAAAFAHLGLSPPRGTGAAPSPGSLFEDRPE